In a genomic window of Vigna angularis cultivar LongXiaoDou No.4 chromosome 6, ASM1680809v1, whole genome shotgun sequence:
- the LOC108343252 gene encoding uncharacterized protein LOC108343252 has protein sequence MALAFHGFSIRDYTSKIRAVDVFKCWPFAAEGVSRWEAESWLPPMTVPKFSGWSDEFVELRSNLPGDGGDQGRENRESQAVSDDSESEKVDKFVSCGCDVEEEEVEEEQEKIEMICPVCRDFNAATLTAVNAHIDGCLMRRVREERQRIRRLKLKAPKKRSIAEIFELKEDVEEEKRPPEIETEMKLLPLDACEVSSAVTKLRWLSERLEALRSNGISFESVKSLGAKSNSPEKEKSERLRPGCRVFNTVTETAANEHINGCLATAMREEGCRRPSLDNPKPKAPKKRSIADILTVALPIDGYGDGKLAAEGEIDDEGEELEKHGFSGVRIKSKKCTNNIVRKKKKVKKKNKVEKQSVLCLNGESKKINKRKKKKKKLNNVFTATKEDACKRKMQNPVHSLRKLGTVGNKKVKLDDIDASSAREMKLGAKIVSVDKKEKLKNWDLVVTQQKAVSPVHGTLKNHKHISGSTSSGSNIQNDTEESHYDVQVPSLDKHLGFSVEDSVLSPKKRNSFDETVLSLSSDTLASSFGKEQSSGNVGGSSNLEERRKDNTAINTDNRKEVSPIVESRQFSNILGQVFVQNILKPCTNLEKSKNLFENPESLSHMTICDNNLHRFDGNTTTLHGNGSRSLSAFQGGQSSGINTQACESEAFSYAGKFIDHLGGPTFQPKHANTRTYLEPSPSYSASCDEINERPEFPFRTHGNKDNNGQALGGRSLSGTFSADMVANSFLLPGWGKGSAKNHCMEQNSYGLPLNSHGELINFGSGGKVGMIQPETSCTFRGSLIAPLDNVFHENSQDYLRIGKRHVVQKTPQDRGNPFPHYSGSWLGVRELHSRKNEDIYPHNSDCCSNLHVQPLDSEVNLLRNPFIEKNQLGKVPNHREYGIISPRGSPGLVSSISSQPTMRLMGKDVPIGRSSKEKQQIFGGVIWAEEESRRRHYSEDDDSLLGRCYMRDWATGSNLQRQTENVLQSVKIQSNQALQSTLLMKSPNSEFINLQSDHISQNASLGTSRNTSTNLRRISEVPTSCAIYSRQPEHLPEQFVSGAKTPGLCFHSQVPSSPYNFHLSTLSNGEQNGEKKRHRVTNSALGFPFLHPIVEEQAKSSWFKRSYTSFPASSLGSTYQKMPGSSTTTSFHQNAWRNDSTTPFVNHSDVLHPNSGTSHYPRNSPLSPKSSTHPHSPYASVSSVAIDGCRKILRVTDRVKLDDMIAKDQHPCTNARKRPAANTFDPAIPNKLLNIEMHKNSSTMTGLGRVTSSTNLPKNTREVELNLQVGARSECVLNEARNLNPTSHFGFGCSDQDGVVVSGPVKLGPGAKHILKPSQNLDNSTPIHSAISIAATSDCGRDLELQGKLTKMYIF, from the exons ATGGCGCTTGCATTCCATGGCTTCTCCATAAG GGACTACACTTCAAAGATAAGGGCGGTTGACGTTTTCAAATGCTGGCCATTTGCCGCCGAGGGAGTCAGCCGCTGGGAGGCCGAGTCTTGGCTTCCGCCAATGACTGTTCCCAAGTTCAGTGGATGGTCGGATGAGTTTGTCGAACTGAGATCTAACCTCCCCGGAGATGGTGGAGACCAAGGAAGGGAGAATCGGGAAAGCCAGGCGGTTTCTGATGACAGTGAGTCGGAGAAAGTTGATAAGTTTGTTAGCTGTGGATGTGAtgtggaggaggaggaagtcGAGGAGGAACAGGAGAAGATTGAGATGATTTGTCCGGTGTGCAGAGATTTCAACGCTGCGACGCTGACGGCGGTGAACGCGCACATCGATGGTTGCCTTATGCGGAGGGTGAGAGAGGAGCGGCAGCGGATACGGCGGTTGAAGTTGAAGGCGCCGAAGAAGCGATCCATCGCGGAGATTTTCGAGCTGAAGGAGGACGTGGAAGAGGAGAAGCGGCCGCCGGAGATCGAGACTGAAATGAAACTCTTGCCGCTGGACGCCTGCGAGGTTTCGAGCGCTGTCACGAAGCTCCGGTGGCTCTCGGAGCGGCTCGAGGCGCTGAGATCCAACGGAATTTCCTTCGAATCGGTGAAATCCCTCGGAGCAAAGTCAAATTCCCCGGAGAAGGAGAAATCGGAGAGGCTGCGTCCTGGATGTAGGGTTTTCAACACCGTAACGGAGACGGCAGCTAACGAGCACATCAACGGTTGCCTCGCGACCGCGATGAGGGAGGAAGGGTGCCGGAGACCGAGTTTGGATAATCCGAAGCCGAAAGCGCCGAAGAAGCGCTCTATCGCTGATATTCTCACTGTGGCGCTGCCAATCGACGGTTACGGCGACGGAAAACTCGCGGCGGAGGGAGAGATAGACGATGAAGGCGAAGAATTGGAGAAACACGGGTTCTCCGGCGTAAGAATAAAGAGTAAGAAGTGTACGAACAACATcgtaaggaaaaagaaaaaggtgaagaagaaaaacaaggtGGAAAAACAAAGCGTTTTGTGTCTGAACGGTGAAAGTAAGAAGATAaacaaaaggaagaagaaaaagaagaaactgAACAACGTGTTCACTGCAACGAAG GAGGATGCTTGTAAACGCAAAATGCAGAATCCAGTACATAGTTTAAGGAAGCTAGGTACTGTTGGGAATAAAAAGGTTAAACTTGATGACATTGATGCTTCTTCTGCACGTGAGATGAAATTGGGTGCAAAGATTGTATCAGTAGATAAGAAGGAAAAGCTGAAAAACTGGGACTTGGTTGTAACGCAACAAAAGGCAGTGTCTCCCGTTCATGGCACTCTTAAGAATCACAAACATATTTCGGGAAGTACTTCAAGTGGTAGTAACATTCAAAATGATACTGAGGAAAGCCACTACGATGTTCAAGTACCATCATTGGATAAGCATTTGGGATTTTCTGTTGAGGATTCTGTACTTAGTCCGAAAAAGAGAAACTCTTTTGATGAAACCGTGTTGAGTTTATCTTCAGATACGCTGGCCTCTTCATTTGGAAAAGAGCAGTCCTCTGGAAATGTTGGAGGAAGTTCCAAtttggaagaaagaagaaaggacaACACTGCCATTAACACAGATAACAGGAAGGAGGTTAGTCCTATAGTTGAAAGTAGACAGTTTTCCAATATCCTGggacaagtttttgtacaaaatattTTGAAGCCGTGTACCAATCTAGAGAAATCAAAAAACTTATTTGAGAACCCTGAATCATTATCCCACATGACAATTTGTGATAATAATTTGCACCGGTTTGATGGCAACACAACCACTCTGCATGGTAACGGTTCTAGATCTCTTTCAGCATTTCAAGGGGGGCAGAGTTCTGGCATAAATACGCAAGCGTGTGAATCTGAAGCTTTTAGTTACGCTGGAAAATTCATTGATCATTTGGGAGGTCCAACTTTTCAACCTAAACATGCAAATACAAGGACTTATTTGGAGCCTTCACCCTCTTATTCTGCTTCCTGTGATGAAATAAATGAGAGACCTGAATTTCCATTCCGCACACATGGAAACAAGGATAATAATGGCCAGGCTTTGGGTGGCCGATCGTTGTCAGGCACATTTTCTGCAGATATGGTTGCTAATTCGTTTCTTCTGCCTGGATGGGGTAAAGGAAGCGCAAAGAATCACTGCATGGAGCAGAACTCTTATGGTTTGCCACTCAATTCTCATGGTGAGCTAATCAACTTCGGTTCAGGTGGAAAAGTTGGGATGATCCAACCAGAGACATCATGTACTTTTAGAGGTTCTTTAATAGCACCTTTGGATAATGTTTTCCATGAAAATAGTCAGGACTATTTAAGGATTGGTAAGAGACATGTTGTTCAGAAGACTCCTCAAGACCGGGGAAATCCATTTCCGCACTATTCAGGTAGTTGGTTAGGTGTTAGAGAGTTACACAGCAGGAAGAATGAAGATATCTACCCGCATAATTCTGATTGTTGTTCCAATCTCCATGTCCAGCCACTTGATTCAGAAGTGAACCTTCTGAGAAACCCtttcattgaaaaaaatcaacttGGCAAGGTGCCAAATCATAGGGAATATGGAATTATTTCTCCAAGAGGTAGCCCGGGTCTTGTTTCATCTATTTCCAGCCAACCAACAATGAGGTTGATGGGAAAAGATGTTCCCATTGGTAGAAGCAGCAAAGAAAAGCAGCAAATTTTCGGAGGAGTTATTTGGGCTGAAGAGGAATCCAGAAGAAGGCATTATTCTGAAGATGACGATTCTTTGTTAGGAAGATGTTATATGCGTGATTGGGCTACTGGTTCTAATTTACAGAGACAAACTGAGAATGTGTTACAATCTGTGAAAATTCAAAGCAATCAAGCATTGCAAAGTACCCTGTTGATGAAAAGTCCAAACTCTGAATTTATCAACCTGCAAAGTGATCATATATCTCAGAATGCAAGCCTTGGAACCAGCAGAAATACTAGTACTAATTTGCGTCGTATTTCCGAAGTACCTACTTCCTGTGCAATATATTCAAGGCAACCAGAACACTTGCCCGAGCAGTTTGTATCCGGAGCTAAAACACCAGGACTCTGCTTTCATTCTCAGGTACCATCTAGTCCTTACAATTTCCATCTGTCTACTTTAAGCAACGGTGAGCAGAATGGAGAGAAGAAGCGCCATCGTGTAACAAATTCAGCTTTGGGATTTCCGTTCTTGCACCCAATTGTTGAAGAACAGGCCAAATCATCTTGGTTCAAGAGGTCCTATACCAGTTTTCCAGCATCTTCATTAGGCTCAACATATCAAAAGATGCCTGGGAGCTCTACTACTACAAGTTTTCATCAAAATGCATGGAGAAATGATTCAACAACCCCATTCGTGAATCATTCAGATGTTTTGCATCCTAATTCTGGGACTTCTCACTATCCCAGGAACAGCCCTCTTTCCCCAAAATCTAGTACTCATCCTCATTCTCCATATGCTTCAGTTTCCAGCGTTGCCATAGATGGTTGTAGAAAAATACTTAGGGTCACTGACAGGGTGAAATTAGATGATATGATTGCCAAAGACCAGCATCCATGCACCAATGCCAGGAAGAGACCCGCAGCTAATACTTTTGATCCTGCAATACCTAACAAGTTACTTAATATAGAAATGCACAAAAACTCAAGTACCATGACAGGGCTGGGTCGAGTGACTTCAAGTACAAATTTGCCAAAAAACACCAGAGAAGTTGAACTTAATCTCCAAGTGGGTGCAAGAAGTGAATGTGTTTTGAATGAAGCTCGGAATCTAAATCCCACAAGCCATTTTGGCTTTGGTTGTTCAGACCAGGATGGCGTGGTAGTATCAGGTCCTGTGAAACTCGGTCCTGGTGCTAAGCATATTCTGAAACCGTCACAGAATCTGGATAACTCAACACCGATCCATTCTGCCATTTCTATTGCTGCGACTTCTGACTGTGGTAGGGATCTAGAACTTCAAGGAAAATTGACAAAAATGTACATATTTTAA